One Candidatus Dependentiae bacterium genomic window, TGAGCAAACGAATAGAACATTTGCGCCATGCTCATTTATTCCAGTACGCCTTGCTCATCTTATTTGCCTGCAGACAACTAAGCGTTATGCACACCTAATCCAGGCAATGCTTCAAAAACCAAAATATCAAAAGCAGTTGAGTATTGATGATCCGATCGGAGCTCCACTTACCTCACTAGCTGGAATAAGCATTCCAGCGCTTGTACTTGAAGTAGGAATCAACGCTCAAGGGCAATGGAAGCAGCTTATTAAACCATTGGTTAAAAGTCTTGTTTTTTTGTCAAACCGACAATAATTAATATGTGTAAAATAGACACAACTTCGAGCTAAATAAAGTCGACAGAATCAAGCTTTCGCTAGAAAAAAGATCTTATTCTTGTTATATTATTTTTACTCCCTTTGTTGATACTTTTAGAAGTCCTTGAATAATTATTTTTGACCATGCGAAAGTTATGATGAAAATGGTGATCAGTCGCTTTAAGGTCCCTGCGGTCATTTTTGTTGCATTCATTGGATTCGCGTGGGTCATGTGTTCACGTCTTTTCAACACACATGATTCAGATGTTTTCTATTCAGAGCAAAAATACAACGAAGGTTTGGGTCGAATTTATTATGATCTAGGAATGCTTCGTTATAAGCGCGGAGACTACAAAAATGCCACGCGTGCATTTAAAAATGCAATTCAGGCTGATCAATCACTTATAGTTGCTTATGAAGCCTTGCAATCAACATACATGTTAAGAAGTAAATCAAATAAGGCAGCGGCAATCAAGAAGCAAGCTGCAAGTATACGTTCAACAGTACATCAAAATTGATCCAAAATCATTTTTATAACTTCTCAAACTCATCCAAAACTCCTTTGAGTAAAATTGACAGCCTTGATACCCCTTGTTATAGAAATATAATTGTTTCTTATTTTTTAATTAAAAAGGAGTTGTATGAAGAAGCTTTCGTTGATTGCATTATTTCTTTTTGTTGGCCGTTGCTGCCTTGCAATGAATGGACAAGAAGAGTTTT contains:
- a CDS encoding tetratricopeptide repeat protein, translating into MMKMVISRFKVPAVIFVAFIGFAWVMCSRLFNTHDSDVFYSEQKYNEGLGRIYYDLGMLRYKRGDYKNATRAFKNAIQADQSLIVAYEALQSTYMLRSKSNKAAAIKKQAASIRSTVHQN